The following proteins are encoded in a genomic region of Macrobrachium nipponense isolate FS-2020 chromosome 44, ASM1510439v2, whole genome shotgun sequence:
- the LOC135203825 gene encoding uncharacterized protein LOC135203825: MEVSILEKDILPILFGVPASAVHRTSSLICRFGEDEHFRSQFQVQYPNLRKLNLDELYFEEDLLHDVYTLVMVLHPKLTCFGKYTGLTKKMLSKFRRLWAENNGGSYSNIELFLTKAKFVDSVFDSHSDTEIELKYLESIVSMFKSLKSIEVQKDNLLEKDIGKFCQMFAHQVEAFSLSVLPISHISALNNIKHLRLTFAQRYSFDQVHFILDNCAQLQTLSVHGVLVEHSPHPLPVQNNVGMLHNDQHILENLLVEELANQIQDIQAFIEEPEGNNHFHGLNLGAGVRHPPSLRPRSTYKQSKSHLKLTTLRIASLLEAEEQPSEVNIDRPFCARISVDT; encoded by the coding sequence ATGGAAGTATCAATTTTAGAAAAAGATATATTACCAATTCTCTTTGGAGTTCCAGCTTCTGCTGTTCATAGGACTAGTTCTTTAATCTGCAGATTTGGTGAAGATGAACATTTTAGAAGTCAGTTTCAGGTGCAATATCCTAATCTCAGAAAGTTAAATTTAGATGAACTTTATTTTGAAGAGGATCTTCTTCATGATGTCTATACATTGGTAATGGTATTGCATCCTAAACTCACATGTTTTGGCAAGTACACTGGGCTGACTAAAAAAATGTTGTCAAAATTTAGACGACTTTGGGCAGAAAATAATGGTGGATCATACTCAAATATAGAGCTGTTTTTGACAAAAGCAAAATTTGTTGACAGTGTGTTTGATTCTCACAGTGATACTGAAATAGAGCTAAAATACCTTGAAAGCATTGTGTCAATGTTCAAGTCATTGAAGTCAATTGAAGTGCAAAAGGACAACTTACTAGAAAAAGATATCGGCAAGTTTTGCCAAATGTTTGCTCATCAGGTTGAGGCTTTTTCACTTAGTGTGTTGCCAATAAGTCATATATCAGCTTTGAACAATATTAAACATCTGCGCTTAACATTTGCCCAGCGATATTCATTTGACCAGGTTCATTTTATATTGGATAACTGTGCACAACTGCAAACTTTAAGTGTACATGGTGTACTAGTGGAACATTCTCCACATCCATTACCTGTTCAGAATAATGTTGGAATGCTGCATAACGATCAGCATATTCTTGAAAATCTTTTGGTTGAAGAATTAGCAAATCAAATTCAAGACATCCAGGCATTTATTGAAGAACCCGAAGGAAATAATCACTTTCATGGCTTGAATCTTGGTGCTGGTGTGCGACATCCTCCATCTTTGAGACCTAGATCAACGTATAAGCAGTCTAAATCCCACTTGAAACTGACGACTTTACGAATTGCATCATTGCTGGAGGCTGAAGAACAGCCTTCTGAGGTAAATATTGACAGGCCATTTTGTGCCCGGATTTCAGTTGACACATGA